The window CCCCACCGATGATCAGCGTGGCCACCAGGCCGCCACCGGCCGCCCACGGCGGGATCACCCACGGCCAGCGTTGGTACGTGGCGTAACCGGCCGTCACCGCGACGCCGAGGACCACTCCCCCGGCCCCGCCGAGCGCCGACAGCAGCAACGACTCGGCGAGGAACTGCAGGCGGATCTGCCCCCGGGTGGCGCCGAGCGCCCGCCGCAGGCCGATCTCCGGCCGCCGTTCCAGCACCGAGACGACCATCGTGTTGGCCACCCCGACCCCGCCGACCAGCAGCGCCACCGCCCCGACTCCGAGGAGCAGCCCGGCGAACGCCTGACTGGTGGCCTGCTTGGCGGCGAGTGCGTCGGACGGCCGGGACACGTCGACCTCGTTCGGCGCCGACGGGTTGGCGGTGGCCGCGAGCAGCCCGCGCACGGTCTGCAGACGGGACTCGTCGGATCGTGTGTAGACGGTGGTGGCGTGCCCGTCGAAGTCCAGCCACCGGCTCGCCGACGACCAGCCGGTCAGGGCGGCGGTGTCCAGTTCGGCGGCGAGCGGCACCGGGTCGAGGATGCCGATCACGGTGAACCGCACCCCGCCGATCACCACCTGGATGTCCGCACCGGCGGCACCGGCACCGAGCCGTTCGGCGGCCGCCGAGCCGAGCACCACCGCGGGGAAACTCCCGGTGGCGGTGTTCAGCCAGACGCCGTCACGGATCGTGGCGCCGACCGTGCCGAGCAGGTCCTCCCGGGCCGCGTAGGCGACGATGCCACCGGTCCGTGCGGCCGGGATCTTCTCCGAGCGGTACACCTTGGCGTCGCCGACCCGCCCGGCCGCCGAGACCTGCTCGACCCCGTCGATCCGTTCGATCATCGACTCGGCCTCCACCGGCAGTTCCGCGTCCTCGCCCAGCAGGGTCCGGCCCGGGCCGACGGTCAGCAG of the Actinoplanes sichuanensis genome contains:
- a CDS encoding ABC transporter permease, yielding MRLSDVVRVGGAGLRTRPTRALLSALGIAIGIAAMVAVVGISSSSGAELDRTLSALGTDLLTVGPGRTLLGEDAELPVEAESMIERIDGVEQVSAAGRVGDAKVYRSEKIPAARTGGIVAYAAREDLLGTVGATIRDGVWLNTATGSFPAVVLGSAAAERLGAGAAGADIQVVIGGVRFTVIGILDPVPLAAELDTAALTGWSSASRWLDFDGHATTVYTRSDESRLQTVRGLLAATANPSAPNEVDVSRPSDALAAKQATSQAFAGLLLGVGAVALLVGGVGVANTMVVSVLERRPEIGLRRALGATRGQIRLQFLAESLLLSALGGAGGVVLGVAVTAGYATYQRWPWVIPPWAAGGGLVATLIIGGVAGLYPAVRAARLAPTEALSTP